ACAATCGGGGCGACAAATCGGCGCGATAGGTAAGTTGATGAGCGTGTATTCACGGGCAGCATCGCCAAGATCAAGCAAATGGTTGCCGTTAATTTTGAACACATCAGGCTCTTCTGGTTCTGGCAACGGTGCGCCCGTCGTTGCATGAACCGTCGCGAAATATTCCTCGGCGAAATCGAACTCAACAGGTTGGCTGAAATCGCTTAAGCATCGCACGCATTCTAAAGTGACGTTGCCGCTCATCGCAGCATCTACTAAGACCCCATTTTTGGTGCGGGTCAGTTTGACATCGCCTTCGGTAATCCGCAGGCGGCTACCATCACCTAAATCAAGCTGTTCGTTTTCATAAGTATACTGGCGGGTCGCCCCAACATATTCTTGCAATAGTTGGGAAACATTGAATTGGAGTTCGGATGACATACAGTGACCTCCTGCTGGAATTCAACCCGCAAGCGACGTGACATTATAGGCGCGAGAACGCGCTCTGTCAAACTACGCCCAGTTCATCGAGGCCATTTTGAATAATCGTCAGCGATTTGCCAATATGTTCTTCAAGGTTTAACAACACTTGTCGGGCATATTCATCGGCCTCAGAGCGCACTTTGGCGGCTTCTGATTCGGCTTCG
This genomic interval from Herpetosiphon gulosus contains the following:
- a CDS encoding DUF177 domain-containing protein, coding for MSSELQFNVSQLLQEYVGATRQYTYENEQLDLGDGSRLRITEGDVKLTRTKNGVLVDAAMSGNVTLECVRCLSDFSQPVEFDFAEEYFATVHATTGAPLPEPEEPDVFKINGNHLLDLGDAAREYTLINLPIAPICRPDCRGLSFDGQNLNDNPEADNLDDQVIDERLAALKQLLKGA